The Helicobacter sp. 'house sparrow 1' genome includes a region encoding these proteins:
- the rpsK gene encoding 30S ribosomal protein S11 yields the protein MAKRNIATKKRIVRKNIAKGIVCISASFNNTNVTVTDEMGNVICWATAGGLGFKGSKKSTPYAAQQAVESAMLKAKEHGIKEVGIKVQGPGSGRETAIKSVGVIEGIKVLWIKDVTPLPHNGCRPPKRRRV from the coding sequence ATGGCTAAGAGAAATATAGCGACAAAGAAGCGTATTGTCAGAAAAAATATTGCAAAGGGTATTGTGTGTATCTCAGCTTCTTTCAATAACACAAATGTAACAGTAACCGATGAAATGGGTAATGTAATTTGCTGGGCTACAGCTGGAGGACTTGGTTTTAAGGGTTCAAAGAAATCTACTCCTTATGCAGCACAACAAGCTGTTGAGAGTGCAATGCTAAAAGCTAAAGAGCATGGAATTAAAGAGGTAGGGATTAAAGTTCAAGGACCAGGTAGTGGGAGAGAAACAGCAATCAAAAGTGTAGGTGTAATTGAAGGAATTAAAGTATTGTGGATAAAAGATGTTACTCCACTACCTCATAATGGTTGTAGACCACCAAAAAGAAGAAGAGTATAA
- the rpsD gene encoding 30S ribosomal protein S4 produces the protein MARYRGPVEKLERRFGVSLALKGERRLSGKSALDKRPYGPGQHGQKRGKVSEYGLQLREKQKAKVMYGVSEKQFRSIFAEANRLEGNTGENLIRLIERRLDNVVYRMGFATTRRFARQLVTHGHILVDGKKVDIPSFFVKQGQKIEISQKIKDNPQVVRAIDLTSQTGISPWVDVDKEKRFGIFTRYPEREEVVIPIEERLIVELYSK, from the coding sequence ATGGCAAGATATAGAGGACCTGTTGAAAAGTTAGAAAGAAGATTTGGAGTTTCTCTTGCGCTTAAGGGTGAGAGAAGATTATCTGGCAAGAGTGCCTTAGATAAGAGACCATATGGACCAGGACAGCATGGTCAAAAAAGAGGGAAGGTTTCTGAGTATGGTTTGCAACTCCGTGAAAAGCAAAAAGCAAAAGTAATGTATGGTGTTTCTGAAAAGCAGTTTAGATCTATTTTTGCTGAAGCAAACAGATTAGAAGGAAATACAGGAGAAAATCTAATCCGCTTGATTGAGAGAAGGTTGGATAATGTCGTTTATAGAATGGGGTTTGCTACGACAAGAAGATTTGCGCGTCAGCTTGTAACTCATGGACATATTCTTGTAGATGGTAAAAAAGTGGATATTCCTTCATTCTTTGTAAAGCAAGGACAAAAGATTGAGATTTCTCAAAAAATAAAGGATAATCCACAAGTTGTTCGTGCTATTGATTTAACTTCACAAACTGGTATTTCACCTTGGGTAGATGTTGACAAGGAAAAGAGATTTGGAATTTTTACGAGATATCCAGAGAGAGAAGAGGTTGTTATTCCAATTGAGGAAAGACTTATCGTAGAGTTATATTCTAAGTAA
- a CDS encoding DNA-directed RNA polymerase subunit alpha, whose protein sequence is MKTIKTTPYIPTTIEVEELGKNKVRVMAYPFESGYAVTLAHPLRRLLLSSSVGFAPIALKIEGVSHEFDSIRGIVEDVSPFIVNLKNIRFLNKVDMDAEDRITLNYSFKGPLVLMGSHLVNDQIDVVNQDAILATINEDAVLNFSVIVQRGIGYVPSEDIRGLIPEDYIPLDAYFTPVRKAMYEIENVLVEDNPTYEKIIFDVETDGQIDPYEAFKQAIAIMHSQMSIFGADISSVPMAQKGNIEDNFDFKDLMIKLDSLNLSARCFNCLDRIGIRYIGELVLMSENDLKNVKNMGKKSYDEIAEKLQELGYPVGTELEEDKKLALSKKIAKLKA, encoded by the coding sequence ATGAAGACTATTAAGACAACACCATATATCCCTACTACTATTGAGGTAGAGGAGTTAGGGAAGAATAAAGTGAGGGTAATGGCTTATCCATTTGAGTCTGGATATGCTGTTACTTTAGCTCATCCTTTAAGAAGATTACTTTTGTCAAGTTCTGTTGGATTTGCTCCAATCGCTTTAAAGATTGAAGGGGTTTCGCATGAGTTTGATTCAATAAGAGGGATTGTTGAGGATGTTTCTCCTTTTATTGTTAACCTTAAAAATATTCGCTTTTTAAATAAGGTTGATATGGATGCAGAGGATAGGATTACTCTAAATTACTCTTTTAAGGGACCATTGGTTTTAATGGGATCTCATCTTGTAAATGATCAAATTGATGTAGTAAATCAAGATGCCATATTGGCTACAATTAATGAAGATGCTGTATTGAATTTTTCTGTTATTGTACAAAGAGGTATAGGTTATGTACCTAGTGAAGATATCAGAGGATTGATTCCTGAGGATTATATTCCACTTGATGCATACTTTACTCCTGTAAGAAAAGCAATGTATGAGATTGAGAATGTTTTAGTAGAGGATAATCCAACTTATGAAAAAATTATTTTTGATGTTGAAACTGATGGACAGATTGATCCTTATGAAGCTTTCAAACAAGCAATAGCGATTATGCATTCTCAAATGAGTATTTTTGGTGCAGATATCAGTTCTGTTCCTATGGCGCAGAAAGGAAATATTGAAGATAATTTTGATTTTAAGGATTTGATGATTAAGCTTGATAGCTTAAATCTAAGTGCTAGATGTTTTAATTGTCTAGATAGAATTGGTATTCGCTATATTGGTGAACTTGTTTTAATGAGTGAGAATGATTTAAAAAATGTGAAGAATATGGGTAAAAAATCTTATGATGAGATTGCAGAAAAACTTCAAGAGCTCGGATATCCAGTAGGAACAGAGTTGGAGGAAGATAAGAAGCTAGCCCTTAGCAAGAAGATTGCAAAATTAAAAGCTTAA
- the rplQ gene encoding 50S ribosomal protein L17, whose translation MRHNHDYRKLGRTSSHRKALLKNLSIALIEHGKIETGIFKAKELQSYIEKLVTTARVGDFNAHRAVFAVLQNKSATKKIITEIAPKYKDRNGGYTRIQRTRVRRGDASTLAVIEFV comes from the coding sequence ATGAGACATAATCATGATTACAGAAAACTAGGAAGAACTTCTTCTCACAGAAAAGCTCTTCTTAAAAATTTATCTATTGCACTTATTGAGCATGGAAAGATAGAAACAGGTATTTTTAAGGCTAAAGAATTACAGTCTTATATTGAGAAATTAGTTACTACAGCAAGAGTAGGTGATTTTAACGCTCACAGAGCTGTTTTTGCAGTATTACAAAATAAGAGTGCAACTAAGAAAATTATCACTGAAATTGCTCCAAAATATAAAGATAGAAATGGTGGATATACAAGGATTCAAAGAACTAGAGTAAGAAGAGGTGATGCTTCTACCTTGGCTGTGATTGAATTTGTATAA
- a CDS encoding EscU/YscU/HrcU family type III secretion system export apparatus switch protein, with protein MKKAAALSYQKQIDHAPKVVASGKGAIAEKIIQKAKEFDVPLFSNRALVDSLLKIEIDDEIPQELYSSTVEVFIWLNKIETQAQVSKNY; from the coding sequence ATGAAAAAAGCAGCAGCACTTTCTTATCAAAAACAAATAGATCATGCACCAAAAGTTGTAGCTTCGGGAAAAGGTGCCATTGCAGAAAAAATAATCCAAAAGGCAAAAGAGTTTGATGTTCCTTTATTTAGTAATCGTGCCCTAGTTGATTCTCTACTAAAAATTGAGATTGATGATGAAATTCCTCAAGAACTCTATAGTAGTACTGTAGAAGTTTTTATTTGGTTAAACAAAATAGAAACTCAAGCACAAGTTAGTAAAAATTATTAA
- the ribE gene encoding riboflavin synthase — protein sequence MFSGVIREIALVKDFKNNILTLQSKHKPNIGDSIAVNGTCLTVIKNTQDGFALELSQNTKNLIALENYTKSVHIEPAITIQDRLDGHILQGHIDGVGKILGIKKIANQVEFTIQAPKSILLLCIPKGSIAIDGISLTISEVYQDSFQVTIIPHTYQNTLFHSYQINRRVNIETDILVRSVYHLLQKQQNKTNSWSDFDFQVLKY from the coding sequence GTGTTTAGTGGAGTAATACGCGAAATTGCATTAGTTAAAGATTTTAAAAATAATATTCTTACTCTCCAATCAAAACATAAGCCAAATATAGGTGATAGTATTGCAGTCAATGGAACCTGTCTTACAGTTATCAAAAATACCCAAGATGGGTTTGCTCTAGAGTTAAGCCAAAATACAAAGAATCTTATTGCCTTAGAGAACTACACAAAAAGCGTTCATATTGAGCCTGCAATTACAATTCAAGATAGATTGGATGGGCATATTTTACAAGGGCATATTGATGGTGTTGGAAAAATTTTAGGAATTAAAAAGATTGCAAATCAAGTAGAATTTACCATCCAAGCTCCTAAATCCATACTACTTTTATGCATTCCTAAGGGTTCAATTGCAATAGATGGAATTAGCTTAACTATATCAGAAGTCTATCAAGATAGTTTTCAAGTCACAATCATCCCTCATACATATCAGAACACACTTTTTCATTCTTATCAAATTAATAGAAGAGTAAATATAGAAACTGACATATTAGTACGAAGTGTTTATCATCTTTTACAAAAACAACAAAATAAAACAAATAGTTGGAGTGATTTTGACTTTCAGGTCTTAAAATATTAA